Genomic DNA from Nitrospirota bacterium:
CAGAAACTCCTTCTCCTGGACGGGCTCTCCATTAAATCCGAGGGACTCAGCTCTGCTCATGACATCGAGAGCACGTTCCCATTGCCCCTTTTTTTCGTAAAGTGTTCCGAGCGTGTCGAGATAAGATGCCGAATGATCGGGATCGTTTTCAATCGCCTGAAGAAGGAGCGTTTCCGCCCGCTGAAGGGATTTATTTTCCGTGATATAGATCCAGGCGAGATTATTGTAGGCCTTCCCGTAATGCGGGTTTGCCTGGATCGACTTGAGGTAATAGGTTTCGGAAAGTTCCCGTTTTCCCTGTCCAGAGTAGATGTTGGCCATGTTGGTATAAGTCTCTTCCAGGAACGATTTTTTCCGGATGACCTCCTCATATTCCTTAAGCGCGAGATCATTTTCTTTTTTTTGCTCATAGGCAAGTGCCAGCTGAAAATGTTCACGCGCCGATAAGGGGTCGTGTAGTTCGACTATTCGGGGTATATGGCCGCATCCTGCCAAGCCTGCGAAAACCAAAAGTATCATAACATATGCAAAGGTAAAATATTTACCCATTTTTATCTTCGGGAGGATGGGCGACCAACATCCAGTTATCGGTGCTCTGCCACTGGTTCGTAAATGTTCTATAGGTTACTTTTTCAAATTCATTTTCGCCGGAATGAAATATCAGTTCCTGACGAACGTGATCGTAACCCACGATGACAATATAATGTCCAAGGGGGAAAAAAGCATTCCCAAGATTAAGAAAAGCAATGACCGGGCGCTTGATTCTGATCTGGCGTTCAATTTCCTCCAGGGAACCGGGCGGAAGCTCGGTTTCAAATCCCTTCGACCGTGCGAAAGTGACTAAATCAAAGTTAAAGGTTCCTTTAATTTGGGGAAGATAGATTGCCTTTGAGATCTCCTGCTGGGAAATGTTCATTCCCCAATAGGCAAAGATCGATTGAAGAGATGCCGGTCCGCAGAACTGGTCTTTCTGAGGAAAAAATGGAACGTCCGGAATCAGGAACGCCTGTTCCGGGAAAGAATTGGTGATCCGGGGGGGAAGAGAAGCATGACATCCCGCCAGAAAAACAAAAGCGAGAAGACAAATTCTGCTGAAGGCGAGACGAATTATTTTCAAATAGTCTTGGCGAGCTCTGTTATCTCGTAATGATGACTTTATGTCCGGAGAGCTGTAAAAGTACGACGACAAGGATCGCGATGACCAGGAGCGCGATTATAAATCCGAGGGGATCGTCTCCTCCGCCTGCCTGGATGGCGTCAATTCTCGACGAGATCCGATGGAGTTGATCGTCGGTGAGTTGGTTGACACGGCTCGATATCTGCTCGGGAGACAATCCAAGATCTTTTAGTCGTTGTTGAAGAATTTTGGATTCAAGTATTTTTTGAATATTTTGAATACTTTGTTCTCTCGAAGGAGTTGAAGAGGCAGTCTGTCCCGCTTCAAGATTTGAAGAGGGGAGAAACATGGCGTAAAGATCTGCCGGGAACGCCCCCATGATTAATAGGGTAAAACAGAGATAGACAATCAATGACTGAGTAACCGAAAGATTGAGCAATGTCCTTTTCAATTTTGAGCCTCCTAGACCTCTAATATTTCCTGTTCTTTCTTATGTATAATTTCATCGAGTTTAATAATACTCTGGTCAATCGTTTTCTGTACCTCATCCTGATTTTTTCTAAGGTCGTCTTCGGACATTTTTGCGTCTTTTTGTTTCTTTTTTAATTCGTCGTTGAAGTCTCTCCGGATATTTCTCACGTGGACCTTGTTTTCTTCACCCATTTTTTTTACATGTTTCACGAGCTCTTTCCTCCGTTCTTCGGTTAAAGGAGGAAAAGAGAGTCGAACGGCTTTTCCATCATTGGAAGGGGTAAGTCCCAGATCCGACTGTTGAATCGCTTTTTCAATTTCTGGAATAACGGAAGTGTCCCACGGCGTAATCAGAATTGTCCGGCTATCCGGTACGGTCAGCGTTCCAACCTGTTTTAAAGGTGTTGGCGTTCCATAAAAATTAACTTTAATTCCGTCCAGAAAAGCAAGTGAGGCTCTTCCGGTACGGACTCCGGAAGCTTCTTTCCTGAAATGTTCAATGGCGGCTTCCACTTTTTCCTGCAATTTCTTCTTAATTTCTGCATCCATGTATTATTTCTTGCCTTTCAATGAACCAGGGTCCCAATTTTATCCCGTTCGGCGACTTTCCTGAAATTGCCGCGATTCTTGACATTAAATACAATGATTGGAAGGTTATTATCCATACACAACGTGACTGCCGTGGTATCCATGACTTTGAGACCTTTTTTAATGACATCCAGAAACGAGAGAGAATCAAATTTAACGGCATCCGGATGTTTCATCGGATCTTTATCAAAAATCCCTTCGACTTTGGTTCCTTTGATAATCACATCGGCGCCAATCTCCATGGCCCGCAGAACGGCCGCAGTGTCCGTCGTGAAATAAGGGTTTCCGGTCCCGCCCGCAAAAATAACAACTCTCTTTTTTTCAAGGTGTCGGATTGCTCTCCGGCGAATATAGGGTTCTGCAAGCTGTTTTATTTCAAGTGCGGATTGAACCCGGGTAAAGACCTGGTTTTTTTCAAGAATGTTTTGAAGCGCTAGCGCGTTTAATATGGTGGCCACCATTCCCATGTAATCGGCGGATGTCCGCTCCATTCCCTGCGCGGCAGCGGCAATGCCGCGAAAGATATTTCCTCCGCCAATGACGATAGCGACTTCCACGCCGAGGTGGTAAACCTCCTTGACCTCATGGGCAACCAGTTCGAGGACTTTGGGATCGATCCCATAGCCCTGGTCTCCGGCGAGCGCTTCTCCGCTGATTTTTAAGAGGATACGCTTATACATAGTGCTTTAGATTGATCCCTGTGAGGATTTTGATAGGCGTGTTAAGCCCCGACTCTGTATTTGACGAACCGTTTGATCTGAATATTTTCGCCAATTTTGGCGATTTTCTGGTTGAGAAGATCTTTAATTTTCAAATCAGGATTTTTGACAAAAGACTGCTCGAGGAGACAGATATCGGAAAGAAACTTATCCAGTTTTCCGGTTGCAATCTTTTCTAAAACCGC
This window encodes:
- a CDS encoding C39 family peptidase, with the protein product MKIIRLAFSRICLLAFVFLAGCHASLPPRITNSFPEQAFLIPDVPFFPQKDQFCGPASLQSIFAYWGMNISQQEISKAIYLPQIKGTFNFDLVTFARSKGFETELPPGSLEEIERQIRIKRPVIAFLNLGNAFFPLGHYIVIVGYDHVRQELIFHSGENEFEKVTYRTFTNQWQSTDNWMLVAHPPEDKNG
- a CDS encoding PA2779 family protein — encoded protein: MKRTLLNLSVTQSLIVYLCFTLLIMGAFPADLYAMFLPSSNLEAGQTASSTPSREQSIQNIQKILESKILQQRLKDLGLSPEQISSRVNQLTDDQLHRISSRIDAIQAGGGDDPLGFIIALLVIAILVVVLLQLSGHKVIITR
- a CDS encoding UMP kinase translates to MYKRILLKISGEALAGDQGYGIDPKVLELVAHEVKEVYHLGVEVAIVIGGGNIFRGIAAAAQGMERTSADYMGMVATILNALALQNILEKNQVFTRVQSALEIKQLAEPYIRRRAIRHLEKKRVVIFAGGTGNPYFTTDTAAVLRAMEIGADVIIKGTKVEGIFDKDPMKHPDAVKFDSLSFLDVIKKGLKVMDTTAVTLCMDNNLPIIVFNVKNRGNFRKVAERDKIGTLVH
- a CDS encoding tetratricopeptide repeat protein; protein product: MGKYFTFAYVMILLVFAGLAGCGHIPRIVELHDPLSAREHFQLALAYEQKKENDLALKEYEEVIRKKSFLEETYTNMANIYSGQGKRELSETYYLKSIQANPHYGKAYNNLAWIYITENKSLQRAETLLLQAIENDPDHSASYLDTLGTLYEKKGQWERALDVMSRAESLGFNGEPVQEKEFLNHFEKILLSLKRTSEAERIHEKIIEMEIQSPENDLPPVHENAPSH
- the frr gene encoding ribosome recycling factor, coding for MDAEIKKKLQEKVEAAIEHFRKEASGVRTGRASLAFLDGIKVNFYGTPTPLKQVGTLTVPDSRTILITPWDTSVIPEIEKAIQQSDLGLTPSNDGKAVRLSFPPLTEERRKELVKHVKKMGEENKVHVRNIRRDFNDELKKKQKDAKMSEDDLRKNQDEVQKTIDQSIIKLDEIIHKKEQEILEV